A region of Clarias gariepinus isolate MV-2021 ecotype Netherlands chromosome 25, CGAR_prim_01v2, whole genome shotgun sequence DNA encodes the following proteins:
- the rab31 gene encoding ras-related protein Rab-31 → MAIRELKVCLLGDTGVGKSSIVCRFVQDHFDHNISPTIGASFLTKTVPCGNELHKFLIWDTAGQERFHSLAPMYYRGSAAAVIVYDITKLDSFQTLKKWVKELKEHGPEDIVVAIAGNKNDLGDIREVPTKDAKDFAESIAAIFIETSARNAVNVEELFQSISRQIPPLENTDVDSNESFKITRQPLTSSRRCC, encoded by the exons GATACAGGAGTTGGGAAATCAAGTATTGTTTGCAGATTCGTCCAGGATCACTTTGATCACAACATAAGCCCGACTATTGG CGCGTCATTTTTAACCAAGACGGTACCCTGCGGCAATGAGCTTCACAAGTTCCTGATCTGGGACACGGCGGGGCAGGAGAGG TTTCACTCTCTGGCCCCGATGTATTACAGAGGGTCTGCTGCTGCAGTCATTGTGTATGACATCACCAAACTG GACTCTTTCCAGACTTTAAAGAAGTGGGTGAAGGAGCTAAAGGAGCATGGCCCAGAGGACATCGTGGTGGCAATTGCAGGAAATAAGAATGACCTGGGTGATATACG AGAAGTACCCACAAAAGACGCCAAGGACTTTGCAGAGTCAATCGCAGCCATATTCATCGAAACCAGTGCTAGAAATGCTGTCAATGTTGAGGAACTCTTTCAAAGTATTA GTCGGCAAATCCCCCCACTGGAAAATACAGACGTGGACAGCAACGAGTCATTCAAGATCACACGCCAGCCGCTTACATCATCTAGACGCTGCTGTTAG